A window of Salvia splendens isolate huo1 chromosome 8, SspV2, whole genome shotgun sequence genomic DNA:
AAGGCGTCCAAATCCATATTTTGGTTCAAGAAGGCCTTTCATGCCTGGTCCTCCTGTCTATCCTCCTTTTAGTTATGGGTGAGCAAACCAAATACCTGTGTTTTGGCTTTTAGCAATAATGGATAGTCATAAATTGCATTCAATGTTTTCATCCGCCCTTTGTGCCTCCGACAGCCCAAAATTAATTTGCAGAGTTCTGCTGGAAAAAATTTCTAACTGCATAAAATGGCTTTTACCTAAAACTAACTGCAATCTCATCTGTTTTGCATCACAGAAAGCAACCATTGAATTCGTGTCTCATTAGATGAATATTCCTGTATGCCTAATCCCGATACTTGCATGTGCAGGAGGGTTCCAAGATTCAGGCGCCCAATGCGCTACAGGCCGTATTGATGAAGATTTTTCAGCAGCCAACTGTGCGGCTGAGGAATAACTTGGGTTCAAGCAACTCCTCCATTAAATTGTACCTTCATATGATATACTTATCCAGATAGCTATATGTGGTTAATGGCTAGAGTTATTCAAACTTGTAACTTTTTATTGTAACTTGTGTTAATTTATGACTGCTTATAGGCAAAGGAAGAGAGAAAAGCTGATAGAGCTAGGGGTCTTCTTATAGTCTATGGTTTTCTGAGAACCTCACATGTTGGTGTATTCAGTGATTACATCTATGCTAGCTGGATATTTGTGACATTCTAATTCTCTATCTCATACTGAATGCATTAATCCATTTGGAAATTTTAGTTTGGAAATGAGAAAAATCTCTAGAATCATGACTAGCTACAACAAGGTGGGTGTCAACTATAATTGGTTAGTCATTCTAGTCTGTCCGGTCTGACAATAGGAGTcctggttcacttttactataaatggcaGCTAGACCACactttctactaactcattctactcattctattataaaactaattctCCCTCCGTCTGCCATTAGGAGTTTCATTTCTtgacggcacgagttttaagaaatgttaagaaaagtgggtggaaaaaagttagtggaatatgagtctcacttgtatatattagttttaactgtaatgtgagtgtaatgagttagtagaaggtGAGAtcttattaccatttatggtaaaagtgaaccgagactcttATTCATGGAcggattaaaatggaaaaacggaactcctattcgcggacggagagagtatataaaaataggtcCCTTGTTTCTATGAAATGGATGGCTAAACCATACTTTTAAATGTATTAGTGATATTACTATGCTCTTGTACGGGAATTGGgatgtactccatccgttttatagtagtagagtcattttgctaaaccacacttttAAATGTATTAGTGGTGATGTTACTATGTTCTTGTACGAGAATTGGGATGTCCGTtttatagtagtagagtcattttgttattttggtacgttccatagtagtggtgtaattttcctttttagtaaaagtcaacacatttcttttcacttacttttctctctcttttactttcttctctctactttttcatctctcatattccccccgtcccacaagaatatgcatctttcctttttagtccgttccacaagaatatacactttctaattttgtaaACTCTCCTCTCTCTAAAGAGGTGAGACCctttctccactaataatactttaattactttttttctctaactctctcttactttatcaattttgcattaaaactcatgtcaaattcaaagtgcatattctttgggtacgaagggagtagtacttATCATCTttatatttaatacattacacacatttttcttaatcttcgtgccggaaagaaatgtctccactattatggaacggagggagtagaatgtTTTTTAGCAAGGCTCATTACTACTCACttcgtccgcgaatagaagttccgttttttaaatttaatccGTCCGAGAATAGAAGCCCcagttcatttttactataaatggtaatacagtctcatattccactaactcgttccactcacatttcattaaaaaactaatatatacaagtgagatcaagattccactaactttttctactcaATTTtcataacattttttaaaatccataCCGTCAAGAAACGAGATTCCTAATGACGGACAAAGAGAGTACGTACAATCTTATTGGATGAAATTGTTGAGATGGTTAAAGCCCCTAAGGGAACTGTTGTACCTAAAAAGGTTGAAGAACTTATATTAAATGACAAAACAAGTAGGAATTGGTTCAAGAAACTCTTCTTGATAGTGATGCAGTATGCAATTATAGAGGCTTCAACGTGTGGTAGTGTGAAGCCAACATTATTGCATTTCACTGAACACATGGATGATGTGAAAAACATAAACCGGTGAGGCTATTTGTTGTCGATGCTATCTAAAACAAACATAAATTGGTTGAAGCACACAACAAGCGCTTTCAGTGTGCCTTTGCAATTCATAGTTGTAAGTACTATTTTAATGCATGatgttgatatttataatgtgggGTATTGATCTAACATACttgattatttttctttgtgCAGTTATTCTATGTGGAAGAGTAGTAAATTGTAAAAGAACTATTGTACGTCAATATCCAACCATGATGGGTTGGACTGATGCACTCCAAGAAAAAGGCGAGATGAAGAATTAAAGGGTGGTGAATTTGGCATGAGATTTCTAGATTTCCAGCTAGGGGTGAGCATTCAGGTTTCGATTTGATTTTTTGCctaaaccgaaccaaaaccaaaaaaccgaatttagttcaaaaccaaactgaACCGAacctgaaaaaccgaaaaatcaaaAACCGAACTTCAATAACCGAactaaaccgaaaaaaccgaaattatatgaaaaaaatcaaaaaacagaaaaaaagaaatttattaatatatataatatgttttattttatataatagaatatatatctatagaatataaaatataaagttaatataatatatataatacatattatacagaatatattaaaagaatatatatattttaatataatacattaAATCAATagaatatattataaaatattatatttaaaaatataattcggTTATTTGGTTTTTCGGGGTTTTTtcacccgaaccgaaccgaaaaaccgaaccgaatttcaaaatttcggtttggataTTTGGTTTTCAGTTGTTTTTTCTCACCCCTATTTTCAGCGCCACAATTTGAAGTACCCTTGTGTATAAGAAACGAACTACATCAAGAAAATGTTGGTAAGGTGAATAAGATAAAGAAGAAACAGAAAGATAATGGTGAAGAGATGTGACAAAGCCGTGAAGTGAAGTTTGTTAATGATGTTATGAATGCTGCGAAGATGTTGGCAAATGCTACTACAAATCTGATAAATTTAATGAAGCAGATGCCAGCTGAAATACTGAAGCAAGACtgtttcaaaataatttatgatGTAGTAAGAAAAACAACTGGTAATGATAATCCAGGACTTGATCCTATTGTGGAACCTACATCATCTTTAATTCTTTACCACAGTCAGTGACAAGGACTTGAATGATGCATTGGAAGAATTTCCAAGCTCTCTCAATTTACCTTTGCCATTCTTTCATTGAAGAATAGAAAAAATTCTTCATTTCTGTTGTCTACTAACTCTCCTTCTGCAATTTTCTTTCAATTTGAGCTCTCTCAATTTACCTTCGCCATTCTTTAATTgagaatttcatttttatttctgCAATTTCAACAATTTATAATATACAATCACCTCCACCAAAATTGGCCCCTATTATCCTCCAGAGAGGAGTAGAATATAGTTTCTTTTGAGCACTTTTTAGGGGAATTCTCCATGTATATCTCTTTATTTCTATCCATATATTCCAAATTTTTTTCCCAAACTTCATCCCTGCGGATTTTATCAcattcaaatcaaattatcttGATTGATTTCAAGTGTTGGTGGGGGCTCAACGATAATTGAAATCTCCAGACgcccaaaaaacaaaaaataggtTGTCGATTAAACCTTATGaagcaaaaaaaataatgaatgttTGGCACgtaagtttttaatttttaactatAGCAATATATTTGGTAGTAGGCTAGAGTGGAAATAAGAAATTTGTTGTGGTTTTTACATCTCTGACGATTGCAATTTTAAGAATTCTGAAAATGAAGGAGAAGTAAGAGAGTATGAGAAACTAATGTGGATTTTATATCTCGCTGCAATTTTGAGATTTCTGAAACACTCGGTGAAGAAAGAAGTTAATGCTGATGTgttgtgtaattttaatttggagaaGAAAAATAGTCCTAATGAAGAGGGAGAAATTGAGGGGAGAGAGAAAACATGAGGGGAGAAAAACGAAGAGGATTGTTAAGATATCTACACATAGATATCTTAAAAGTTtaaggagtataatttattattcCATAGCATAGTTAGTGACATAACAAAAGATTGTAAAACAATTCAATATAATTACACAGTTGGTTTGCATGGTTAGACTTAGACCTAtgatagataaaaaaataattcaatttaatcaAACAGTTAGTTGGTTTGCATGATTAGCCCTGTGATTGGTAACATAGCAGCTCCAAAAATAGTCAGATCAATGCCTCAATTATGGAGTCAGGCTATTCAAAGTACTACACTCTAATATATATAGGTAAACTGAAACCATTATCAGCATTAGTTGTCAAAAGGAACTTCGCAGGAGACTTCTTCACTACTACTGTCTGCAGAAGAAATGCATATATATTGGCTGCTTACTTGTGTTTCCAAATGCAGGATGCGATCTACATTTGTACAactttttggttttattttgtcTCCCAATCCTTCATCTTTTTGCTTCCTTTAGGTTTTTCGATAGGTGCATTCATTCCAGCCATTTTTTGATTGTACTTGGCTCGAAGAGGATCATTGTAGGTCCATCTGCATAATCAGCAAAGACAATCAGTCAAGAATATCATTACTGTAATGACACTTGAAGTTAGAATGAGAATCATGAAAGCATCATTTTATACCTGATAAGATAATCTACATGAGTTAGTTAAACCAGCAGAAACATCATAATTATCAGAATGTTATAGCAAAACATGATTTGTTTAATGGTTGCTTAGCTTTGGTTAGCAAAAGCAACATAGTGCAGATACAATAACAATATAGCAAATACATATCATTGCTTCAAATATTCAGGATCAATAAAGGTCCTCCACATATATAAAATGCACCAGCAATTAATGTCAGTCTAACTACACTTGCACCTTAGTCAGCCTAAGGACCAATAGTGTCCTCTAGAAGAAGCCAGAATATGGTAACGAGCATTTAAAAACAGATAAAATGGTTGAAAATAATTTCAAGGATGGTGGATAATTCGAggcaaaaatagaaatgtacaGTAAGAAACTTGAAGGGGCAACATGAACATTAGTGTATTTATGCAGCTAGCAGACAGGAAATGTAGTACTATCAGATATCATCTATAAGAGCAACAACTATAGCTCAGCACATTAAATGCCCAGAATCACCAATCTCAATTCTCATAAACTCATTAATCCTCTAAAAATAAACTAGGAACACAGAGTCGCACTTGAGAAAGAGGTCAAACCAGCATTCTTAGTCCAGAATGGACAAACAGCAGTGGCAGTTTTGTTTTGACTTTTCTGGATAAGATACGGATACGATAACCAAAAACAAATTGGATAACAGACTAAAGAGTACACATAGATGCTATGAGGGTCCTTCATGATAGAACAAGCTTGTAACCAAGAGTTATGGAAAGCTACATTATAAAAATGAAACACAACAAAAGTCTGTCTCTATAACCAATGATACATAGACAAGCTACGATTAGCATTTTGTATAGTAACTAGTAACATGAATTGTAGAGTAGGCTCATCAAGTAGAAATCAGATACACCTCAAAACTGACATTCCAAAGAGACCCATAGTAGTATACATTGTGGCCACTATTGAGCATACAGTATCATATACACATCACAGTGATCACACAAAAATTTTTATGCATAATGGGCCTCTAGACTTGCATGTTTCAAGAATTATATACCAGCCAACACATAATCTTCAAAACTTATTAGGTTTTTGAACTTTCATTGAGCTATCACCAATTCCAATCATGTAGCAAAGTTGTAAACCATATAATCCCAGAATCAAATTTAAACCCCAACATGATCAGTTAGCAAATCCAATCAAATAAAACTGTAGTCAGCATGAACTAGGGAACTAATACAAAGAAAAGCTCCAGTAGCTCATTTAGCAGCAAGAAGTTTCATATTAGTCACCCATTGTTCATATCACCACCACCAACATTTAGTTAGGTACACATTAAAGAGGTTCCAAAGCCAACAAGATCTGAAGCATAGAACAAGTACTTACGGAGTATTCCAGTCAGTCGTATCCTCATTAACAAGATGAGTCCATTTCGTCCTCCCACTTCGGCCAAAGTGCTTAACCTGCATGACTTTCGGCAATATAGTCTTGTCCATCTTATCTTCTCCAGTGGGATCGGAGAAATCACGAGTATAAATGGAATGAGCCCCAGCTGTTCCAGCATGATCATCAGCATTAGACTGGAAGAAAGCACCCTTATGGTAGTATTTCTGCATAAATCTCCACTTTTGCTTGGACTGCGATGTAGGTTTCGGATTCTTCCTCTCCCACTCCCTCCTCTCTTCCTCCGTCATGTTCCTGACCCGCTCAATCTCCTCTTTCTCCTTCAGCATAGCATCCCTGTCCTCTCTATCCCTCTTAATCCTAGCAATCTCCCTCGCTTTCCAAGCCTCGTACTCCTCTGCCTCATTCACATCATCGTCAGTATCCACATCAGCAATATTCGCATCCAACTCCATGTTCCTCTGAACCTCAAGATCCTCCTTAATCTTCTCAACCACAATCtccttcgtttccctcttccttTCCTCAATCCTCCTCTTCGCTTCCTCCTCAAGcgcccgctcctcctcctccagcCTCTCACGCTCCGCAATCGTATCCCTCTCCGACTTCGGAACAAAAACAGGCTTCACCATCGCAATGCCAGTGGTCTCTTCCTCCGAATCAGTCTCATACTCCGAtgactcctcctcttcctcctcgacctcatcctcctcctcctcctccggcaGCAGCGCCGCCTCTTCCTGTTGCCTTTGCAGCAGCTTTTCCCTAATTTTCCTTCTCCTCTCCTCCAACGCCTCGTCGTCCTCCTCCTCAACATCCATCCCTTCCAGCCTCCTGCTCTCCTCCTCCACAGTCGAAACAATCTCCGCTTGCCTAATCCTCCTGTGATCTTCCCTAACCTCATCGCGATTATCAATCCGGCTCTGAGCGAGACGGCGCAACCTAGGGTCATCCTTCCGCGCAGCGTCGGAGGCCTCGTTAGAGGGGAAAGCTTTCTCGAGAGCAGCCGACCTCGCCATCCGGATATCGCCGCCTTCATCGTGGTCGTCCGCCCACTCCGGAGCTTTTCCCGGCCAATACCTTTTCACTTTGGTCTGCCCGATTTTACCCCGGAGCTTATCCCTAACCGCAATCACAGTATCGCTAACCCCCGCCGTCACCGACATGGCTGCGGATTACTGAATCTCCTTGCTCAATACTCCGATTTGAATTCTTATTTTCGTGCTCAGTCGAAACCCTAATCGAGAAATTGGGATTAATTGAAGGAGTGTGGATGATAAGCACTAGAATTAGAAATGAAGGAGCAATAGagattttatgaaatatatattcatttacaaatttaaaatactactactatcaaATTTAGAATTCATAAATTACTAGTAATACGGAAGGAAAACAAATGCATGCtagaattatgtattttttaacttaaaaattttagagcatccacagtggtgcggatgtcacGGCGGATATCCTGACGGACTTCTCAAGAATACCTCCTGCCACGTAATAAGAACATCTCACTGCattgtcacgtcataaggacatcccactgcacaatggcagACATCCCAaagacatcccgacggactacccacaataataaaaattcacaaattcaccaaattaaacaatttacgaaattaaaattttgacacaaatacggagaaaatgcaaccactttatttaaaacaaaaaacatacataattattaaaaaaaatacatagttaaaaaaaaacctACAGCTTCGACAAATGCGGCCCACGTCTCACTCttcgtcgtccccgccgccagTCCCGTCGTAATTCTCGGGCAagggtggcatccccaaatcgcgccgcatactgtcgatgacatccttcaacataATCTTGTATAAGGGGTCAGTCGTTGAAAGCCACTTCTCTATGGTGATTAAAAGTAAATCATGCTGAATATGCGGGCGAGTGCAGGGAGCTCGGGATCGATCTGGGAAGGAGCTGCCAATTGGACCTCGGGTCcggacccgctggcgcttcccctagccatccgcaTCGCGGACTTTTACCCAATCGGGCCACGGCAGCGGGATTGaggggtcgggaactctgcctcggcttcagggagttcgtgggaacagACATTGCTATTGTACTACTGGtaagacagaagcttcacatcatcggcggacatgccgctggttgccatgcggaggttgttttggtagatgccggcaaatcggctgagctgcctcctcagccgctcccactgtttccggcattgctctccatcgtgaggcttcccacttggcggtttgaattggaggtagcttcgGCTAATGCGCTACCACATTttgtcgatatgctggttagccctgacgtagggatcctcgactacactgatccaggccttcgccagcgcgacgcactcctctatgctccagatggtcctctttctccTGCCGGCTTcctccccctctctctcggcCCCCGACCCACCCTCGTTCCCCGCACGCGCAGACGAGGTAGTGGCCTTGACCTTGCCCTTCCCTCTCCCTTGCCTCCGCGTCCTCCATGCCGTCAATGGCATCTCAGTGGGAGAATCCCTAaccggagatagccccaactcctcaaaagagaaagtctcgATGGCGGTGAACTGAGTCACCAGAGGAGTACTCTGGTGGGAATCACCCGACAATAGatccatgtaggggcgatagacattgtccctaggtgattgggggaccccctgcctgctCCCCCCGCAGCGGCAGGCATGCCCTGCGTCATCCcaggcatctggggcatcatcccgggcatcgcggcactcatcccgggcatttggggcatcatcccacaccagggggtacatattgtagtacccgagCATCATCGCCATTtagggttggggcatcatcggtGCCATTCCGGGCATCACCCCGGACATCGGTGCACTTCCGGCGTTATTTCCCCCAACTCTAACGGAAAAgtcggcgtttgtgactcgctcgtggcgggggaatcactatcgaagtgctccatttatcttcaaaagaaatgaaagtagagagagataaactcgttaaaacaagtggtgtgaatgaaatgaagttcaacgaaccgtatatatagagtttttttaaaaaaaaaatgaaaaattgggaCGTCTGCCGGGACGTCCCCGgaatgccgcggaactccggtgtccgcatcGCACATCCGCCTCCctgctgcctaatggcggacgtcccgcgcggacgtccggtacgccggtcggacgtcctCCGGGACccgccgttgtggatgctcttatcaaATCAAATTCTCTCTTGTCCTCAAAAAATATACTGACTTATAAATCACACGAGTTTTAATAGAAATATGAGAAAAagtgagagggagagagggaaaAGAGAGTGGAATGAATGTCATTGAATTGTGAGATTCACTTTATAAATGATGTGCAcgattattatttgttgaaaactttccatatttggaattggtctaattttggtCGATgatccaaaatagtaaaattagtctaatttttaaaataaaataaaaatattaaataaaaacataatagTTAGAATCAGTTTGTGTtaaagtattttaatttatgaactaattttgacaaaataaaaaatgtccTATAATTAAAACAAccttattaaacaaaaaaaaaaaagaaaagttaaaGCTGCGTTTGATTCTCAATTTGGTGCGTTTAATGCACAGTATCAATTGTTGTGTTCATCAGCACAGTATAGTAAAACCTCAAACTCATGTAGTCATTTTCGGATTAGATCTGGGCTGGGCCGGGCCGGGTTAGGATCCTCATGAAGATACAAACGTTCATAGCACCTTTATGCTCGAATAAGTCTAGCAGTCTAGCCATCGTCAATCATGTTTGTAATAGATATAATAAATAGATTTCATATTCTATTAACTCATTCACCTCATAGTGCCGTGAAAtacacatttcattaatttttactACTTCAATTTCTAAAACTTGTGTTAAAAGAGACTTCTAATTATGGATTGATGGAATAGTACTACTCCCTATATCGACCAATAAACATCTCATTTGCCATTTTCGTCAGTTCACCAATAAATGTACCATTtgcttttattattttggtaatggactatacattctactaactttatcccacttacattttattatagagtgaactacgcaGATAGTCCCTGAACTATACGTTTTACACGCAAATGGTACttagactttaaaaatatcgtgaGTAGTCCCTGAACAAAGGTCTTAATCACATTTATGGTacttttttcactattcatcacaattttacacCCAAAATGCCTCAAAGGCATGAATGACATTTTTGGAATTTCATATTTAGGTACtggatttaatatttttttttatatttctctctagtactgaatatgatattttcttatagtttgagtacctaaaatgatattattcacttcactttttcaatcactttatgtcGGATCTTCTTTCCCTCTTTTTATCTAAAACTTTTAGaaagtaataaattaaaataaaaaatactactatgaaattcttaaatatagaataaaatttaaaattataaatttaattatcaaaataacttgtagctaaatttaattttgattctgattcgattatttttttctacaaattattttaataattaaatttataattttagtttttataattaatatatttaagaatttcatagtagtaatttttatttttattttttattttctaaaggttttagagaaagagagagaaagatgatcTGACATAAAGTGATagaaaaagtgaagtgaataatatcattttaggtactcaaactataagaaaacaTTCAGTactagagagagaaataaagaaaatatcaaattcagtacctagatatgaaagtccaaaaatATCTTCTCTGCCTTGGGGTCATTCTGGGTGTAAAAtttgatgaatagtgaaaaagtaccataaacgtgattacaccttagttcagAGACTACCCacgattttttaaaattcgggTATCATTTGCATGCAAAACACATAGTTCAGGGACCATTTGCGTAATTCACTCTTTATTAtataactaatatataaaagtaggaacCAATTTTACCCTAACCTTTTTCATCCATTTTtagtacatttcttaaaactaatGTCATGTCAAATATGACCTATAATTATAGAGcgagggagtatatgatattaataaaaaaacactcatttggctcAATTATGTGATTTTGTGATCGATTTTAACTTATAAATCaacaattaatatattttttctatacCAATAAAGTATAtttattgataattttaattagcaGTGATTTCTGCCATATAAGTGGAGTGCGGT
This region includes:
- the LOC121745126 gene encoding microfibrillar-associated protein 1-like; amino-acid sequence: MSVTAGVSDTVIAVRDKLRGKIGQTKVKRYWPGKAPEWADDHDEGGDIRMARSAALEKAFPSNEASDAARKDDPRLRRLAQSRIDNRDEVREDHRRIRQAEIVSTVEEESRRLEGMDVEEEDDEALEERRRKIREKLLQRQQEEAALLPEEEEEDEVEEEEEESSEYETDSEEETTGIAMVKPVFVPKSERDTIAERERLEEEERALEEEAKRRIEERKRETKEIVVEKIKEDLEVQRNMELDANIADVDTDDDVNEAEEYEAWKAREIARIKRDREDRDAMLKEKEEIERVRNMTEEERREWERKNPKPTSQSKQKWRFMQKYYHKGAFFQSNADDHAGTAGAHSIYTRDFSDPTGEDKMDKTILPKVMQVKHFGRSGRTKWTHLVNEDTTDWNTPWTYNDPLRAKYNQKMAGMNAPIEKPKGSKKMKDWETK